In Psychrobacter sp. P11G3, a single genomic region encodes these proteins:
- a CDS encoding enoyl-CoA hydratase/isomerase family protein: protein MQKDSNKNYKSLLVKVEQHVATVTLNRPEIRNAFNDEMIAELTDAFNTLGADDEVRVIVLAAAGKAFCAGADLNWMRAMADYSYEENIADADKLAQMLKTIYECPKPTVAAIQGDVYAGGMGLVAACDVAIAVKIANFCLSEVRLGLAPATISPYVIRALGARASQRYFLSAEVFDAKKARQLGFIHERVSEEWLADEVAAFCNKVVKNSPDAVKTCKQLLHNIAGAPITDELIADTVKGIADIRSSTQGKEGVQAFLQKRKPDWLMAD, encoded by the coding sequence ATGCAAAAAGACAGTAATAAAAATTATAAAAGCCTACTGGTTAAAGTGGAGCAGCATGTGGCAACAGTGACCTTAAATCGTCCTGAGATACGTAATGCCTTTAACGATGAAATGATTGCTGAGCTAACCGATGCGTTCAATACACTTGGTGCTGATGATGAGGTACGTGTCATTGTGCTAGCCGCTGCTGGTAAGGCATTTTGTGCAGGCGCTGACCTCAATTGGATGCGTGCCATGGCGGATTATAGCTATGAAGAGAATATAGCGGATGCTGACAAATTGGCGCAAATGCTTAAGACTATTTATGAATGCCCTAAGCCAACAGTTGCGGCTATTCAAGGCGATGTTTATGCAGGTGGTATGGGTCTGGTCGCTGCTTGTGACGTAGCCATCGCCGTTAAAATTGCCAATTTCTGCCTCAGTGAAGTGCGTTTGGGGTTGGCACCTGCCACTATCAGTCCTTATGTTATCCGAGCGCTAGGTGCTAGAGCCTCGCAGCGTTATTTCTTAAGTGCTGAGGTATTTGATGCCAAAAAGGCGCGTCAGCTTGGATTTATCCATGAGCGTGTTAGCGAAGAATGGCTGGCCGATGAAGTGGCTGCATTCTGTAATAAGGTCGTCAAAAATAGTCCAGATGCGGTCAAAACTTGCAAACAGCTATTACACAATATCGCTGGTGCACCTATTACTGATGAGCTGATCGCTGACACGGTCAAAGGTATCGCTGATATCCGCTCATCAACACAAGGTAAAGAGGGTGTACAAGCGTTTTTGCAAAAGCGTAAACCTGATTGGCTAATGGCAGACTAA
- a CDS encoding acetyl/propionyl/methylcrotonyl-CoA carboxylase subunit alpha, which translates to MFSKILIANRGEIACRVAATAKRLGVSTVAVYSDADRSAKHVAVCDEAIYLGGSAPKDSYLKGDAIIAIALETGAQAIHPGYGFLSENADFAQACQDAGLVFIGPSADAIRAMGGKSESKRLMESAGVPLIPGYHGDNQDAQFLQQQADDIGYPVLIKASAGGGGKGMRIVEKSSDFIDLLDSCRREAITSFGNDQVLVEKYALKPRHIEIQVFGDTHGNYVHLFERDCSVQRRHQKVLEEAPAPGVDTAMREAMGTAAIEAARAVDYVGAGTVEFIVEQREDSMNFYFMEMNTRLQVEHPVSEAITGVDLVEWQLLVAAGQPLPKTQDDLAINGHAIEARICAENPDNNFLPATGTLFTYQKPEHSTFNITDVRIDDGVREGDVISPFYDSMIAKLIVHAPTREQALARLDRALAQTRIVGLPNNVAFLRYILNTDSFSKANLDTALIEREQDKLFDQHPLELSTLVVTAIAQQLASEATTQGSDPFNQPTGFRAYSDYTRSFSLVYDEQAYSARISNWHNASCADSKKGGDNLSSFTLVIGKEIANTQDDSNINVAAQTETVYEGQISYDSNDAHNHTLWLDGARISAQSWVNNETVYVFTDSGRDEITLVDVMAHVGEDTAAIGSLKSPMPGQVVAFKVAVGDTVKKGEPLAVIEAMKIEHTITAPTDGVVAELLFAAGDLVADGDELLRIDSESA; encoded by the coding sequence ATGTTTTCTAAAATTCTAATCGCCAACCGTGGTGAAATTGCTTGCCGAGTGGCCGCGACTGCTAAGCGTCTTGGCGTCAGTACCGTTGCTGTTTACTCTGATGCGGACCGCAGTGCTAAGCATGTGGCTGTCTGTGATGAAGCAATCTATTTAGGTGGTTCGGCACCAAAAGACAGTTATCTAAAAGGCGATGCTATTATTGCGATAGCGCTTGAAACTGGCGCCCAAGCAATCCATCCAGGATATGGGTTTTTGAGTGAAAATGCTGATTTTGCACAGGCTTGCCAAGATGCTGGCTTGGTGTTTATTGGCCCATCGGCGGATGCTATCCGTGCTATGGGCGGCAAGTCTGAGTCTAAGCGCTTGATGGAATCGGCTGGCGTGCCGCTGATACCGGGCTATCATGGTGATAACCAAGACGCACAGTTTTTGCAACAGCAGGCAGATGACATTGGCTATCCTGTCTTGATTAAAGCCAGTGCAGGTGGCGGCGGTAAAGGCATGCGTATCGTTGAAAAAAGCAGCGATTTTATTGATTTGCTCGACTCATGTCGCCGTGAAGCGATTACCAGTTTTGGCAATGATCAAGTATTGGTCGAAAAGTATGCGCTAAAACCACGTCATATCGAAATCCAAGTATTCGGTGATACGCATGGTAATTATGTGCATCTGTTTGAGCGTGATTGCTCAGTACAGCGTCGCCATCAAAAAGTATTAGAAGAAGCGCCAGCGCCCGGTGTCGATACTGCCATGCGTGAAGCGATGGGCACCGCGGCAATCGAAGCGGCTCGTGCGGTTGATTACGTTGGTGCAGGTACGGTTGAATTCATCGTTGAGCAGCGTGAAGACTCTATGAATTTTTATTTTATGGAAATGAACACGCGCTTGCAGGTTGAGCATCCAGTCAGTGAGGCCATTACTGGTGTCGATTTGGTCGAGTGGCAGCTGTTGGTTGCTGCGGGTCAGCCATTGCCAAAAACGCAAGACGATCTGGCTATCAACGGTCATGCAATTGAAGCGCGTATCTGTGCCGAAAACCCTGACAACAATTTCTTGCCAGCGACAGGTACGTTGTTCACTTATCAAAAGCCTGAGCATAGTACCTTTAACATTACCGATGTGCGTATTGACGATGGCGTACGTGAGGGTGATGTGATCAGTCCTTTTTACGACTCTATGATTGCCAAGCTTATCGTCCATGCTCCTACGCGCGAGCAAGCGTTAGCGAGACTTGATCGTGCATTGGCACAGACGCGTATCGTTGGTCTGCCAAATAACGTGGCATTTTTGCGTTATATTTTAAATACCGATTCATTTAGCAAAGCCAATCTTGATACAGCCTTGATAGAGCGTGAGCAGGATAAGCTTTTTGATCAGCACCCTCTTGAATTATCGACGCTTGTGGTGACAGCTATTGCGCAGCAGCTTGCGAGTGAGGCGACTACTCAGGGCTCAGATCCATTCAACCAGCCAACGGGTTTCCGTGCTTATAGCGATTATACTCGTTCGTTTAGCTTGGTTTATGATGAGCAAGCCTACAGCGCTCGCATCAGTAATTGGCATAATGCGAGTTGTGCTGATAGCAAAAAAGGCGGCGATAATCTCAGTAGCTTTACGCTTGTCATTGGTAAAGAAATCGCGAATACGCAGGATGATAGCAATATCAATGTAGCGGCTCAGACCGAAACGGTTTATGAAGGTCAGATCAGCTATGATAGCAATGACGCGCACAATCATACCTTATGGTTAGATGGTGCACGTATCAGTGCCCAAAGCTGGGTGAATAACGAGACAGTCTACGTATTCACAGATAGCGGACGTGATGAAATTACGCTTGTCGACGTAATGGCACATGTGGGCGAAGACACAGCAGCGATTGGCAGTTTAAAGTCACCAATGCCAGGACAAGTAGTTGCATTCAAAGTAGCTGTTGGCGATACTGTGAAAAAAGGTGAGCCACTTGCCGTCATAGAAGCCATGAAAATTGAACACACCATTACCGCTCCGACGGATGGTGTGGTAGCAGAGCTATTATTTGCAGCAGGTGATTTGGTCGCTGATGGTGATGAGCTATTGCGTATCGATAGCGAAAGCGCATAG
- a CDS encoding hydroxymethylglutaryl-CoA lyase, with protein sequence MSHSYPSHVTIVDVSPRDGLQNESTTVPTEVKQTLINDLIAAGIKKLEATSFVSPKWVPQMGDNSVLLDALAPMRQKDVCYSVLVPNMRGFENAIVHRPDEIVIFGSASETFSQKNINCSIDESIERFAPVAAAAKAQGIKVRGVISCTVGCPYEGDIDPSQVAYVTKRLIEIGSEQVGIADTIGVGTPLKVQRALQAALEYADISMLSGHFHDTYGQALSNTLAALQMGVSEFDTSVAGLGGCPYAKGATGNVATEDVVYMLHGMGISTGIDLDKLVVAGERISEFLKRPNGSNVARALINKRKS encoded by the coding sequence ATGAGCCATTCGTATCCAAGCCATGTCACCATCGTTGATGTCAGTCCGCGTGATGGCTTGCAAAACGAGTCAACGACGGTACCGACTGAGGTTAAGCAAACGCTTATCAATGACTTGATTGCGGCGGGTATCAAAAAATTAGAGGCGACCAGTTTTGTCTCGCCAAAGTGGGTGCCACAAATGGGCGATAATAGCGTGTTGCTTGACGCGCTAGCGCCTATGCGGCAGAAGGACGTTTGCTACTCGGTACTGGTGCCCAATATGCGCGGCTTTGAAAATGCTATCGTACATCGCCCTGATGAAATCGTCATCTTTGGCTCAGCGAGTGAAACCTTTAGTCAAAAAAATATCAACTGTAGTATTGATGAGAGTATTGAGCGTTTTGCACCAGTGGCTGCGGCAGCAAAAGCACAAGGCATAAAGGTACGTGGCGTGATTTCTTGTACGGTTGGTTGTCCTTATGAAGGTGACATTGACCCAAGCCAAGTAGCGTATGTGACCAAGCGGTTGATTGAGATTGGTTCAGAGCAGGTTGGAATTGCCGATACGATCGGTGTGGGTACACCGCTCAAAGTACAACGAGCATTACAAGCTGCATTAGAATATGCTGATATCTCTATGCTATCGGGTCATTTTCATGACACTTATGGTCAAGCATTAAGCAATACGCTAGCCGCACTACAAATGGGTGTCAGTGAGTTTGATACTTCCGTCGCTGGCTTGGGCGGTTGTCCGTATGCCAAAGGCGCAACGGGCAATGTCGCCACCGAAGATGTGGTGTATATGTTGCATGGTATGGGTATCAGCACAGGTATCGATTTGGATAAATTGGTCGTGGCAGGCGAGCGTATCAGTGAATTTTTAAAGCGACCAAATGGCTCAAATGTAGCACGTGCTCTAATCAATAAACGTAAGTCTTAA
- a CDS encoding isovaleryl-CoA dehydrogenase, translating into MSLPGLNFQLGEDIDALRDVVQQFAANEIAPRAAEIDSSDEFPMDLWQKMGDLGLHGITVPEEYGGSNMGYVAHMVAMEEISRASASVALSYGAHSNLCINQIKRNGSEEQKQKYLPKLISGEFIGALAMSETGAGSDVVSMKLKAEEKDGSYILNGSKMWITNGPDADVMVVYAKTNPELGAKGMTAFIVEKGMEGFGTAQKLDKLGMRGSHTGEMTFNNVKVPSENILGGLNEGVKVLMSGLDYERAVLAAGPIGIMQAVMDNVVPYIHDRKQFGQAIGEFQLIQGKVADMYTILQAGRSFLYTVGKNLDMLDARGAGHSREVRKDCASVILWCAEKATWMAGEGIQIFGGNGYTNEYPLGRYWRDAKLYEIGAGTSEIRRMLVGRELFNETK; encoded by the coding sequence ATGAGTTTACCTGGATTAAATTTTCAACTTGGCGAAGATATCGACGCCCTACGTGACGTCGTACAGCAGTTTGCAGCAAACGAGATCGCTCCACGTGCTGCTGAGATTGATAGCAGCGATGAATTCCCAATGGATTTATGGCAGAAGATGGGTGACCTCGGTCTACATGGTATTACCGTTCCTGAAGAATATGGTGGCTCCAACATGGGCTACGTTGCTCACATGGTCGCGATGGAAGAGATTAGCCGTGCTTCGGCATCGGTAGCACTGAGCTATGGCGCACACTCTAATCTATGTATCAATCAAATCAAACGTAATGGCTCTGAGGAACAAAAGCAGAAATATCTGCCAAAGCTAATCAGCGGTGAATTCATCGGTGCTTTGGCAATGAGTGAGACAGGGGCTGGCTCAGACGTCGTTAGTATGAAACTAAAAGCAGAAGAAAAAGACGGCAGCTATATTTTGAACGGTAGCAAGATGTGGATTACTAATGGTCCTGATGCTGACGTAATGGTAGTCTATGCCAAGACCAATCCTGAATTGGGTGCAAAAGGCATGACGGCCTTTATCGTTGAAAAAGGTATGGAAGGTTTCGGTACAGCGCAAAAGCTAGATAAGCTCGGCATGCGTGGTAGCCATACTGGTGAGATGACTTTTAATAATGTAAAAGTACCAAGTGAAAATATCTTGGGCGGTCTCAATGAAGGCGTCAAGGTGCTGATGAGTGGCCTAGATTATGAGCGCGCCGTGTTGGCTGCAGGTCCTATCGGTATCATGCAAGCAGTAATGGACAATGTCGTGCCTTATATCCATGACCGCAAACAGTTTGGTCAAGCGATTGGTGAGTTCCAGCTTATCCAAGGTAAAGTTGCGGACATGTATACGATACTACAAGCCGGTCGTAGCTTCTTATATACTGTCGGGAAAAACCTCGATATGTTGGACGCGCGTGGTGCGGGTCATAGTCGAGAAGTGCGTAAAGATTGCGCCAGTGTGATTCTATGGTGTGCCGAAAAAGCCACATGGATGGCAGGCGAGGGCATTCAAATATTTGGTGGTAATGGCTACACCAATGAGTATCCACTTGGTCGCTACTGGCGCGATGCTAAACTATATGAAATTGGCGCAGGTACCAGTGAAATTCGCCGTATGCTAGTCGGTCGCGAGCTGTTTAACGAGACCAAATAA
- a CDS encoding pantothenate kinase — protein sequence MLWLDLGNTRLKYWLTDDIGQIVAHDAKQHLQAPAELLMGLTDRFERYAPDFIGISSVLGDNLNAKVSETLSRLNIPFEFVHVDAAHALMKSAYNDQQLGCDRWLQMLGAVDKKKRQCVIGCGTAVTIDLIDHAEHLGGYIFPSIYLQRESLFSGTKQITISNGTFDSVSQGLTTQDAVHRGILLSIVGAINEISHRHPNFELIMTGGDAAIISQHINRPVRLRDDLLLNGLARYFDYRNKP from the coding sequence ATGCTCTGGCTTGATCTTGGAAATACCCGCCTAAAATACTGGCTAACCGATGATATCGGACAAATAGTCGCGCATGATGCTAAGCAGCACCTGCAAGCACCTGCCGAACTACTTATGGGTCTGACCGATCGCTTTGAGCGTTACGCGCCTGACTTTATTGGTATCTCATCAGTATTGGGTGATAACCTTAATGCCAAAGTATCAGAGACGCTCAGTCGGCTTAATATTCCGTTTGAGTTTGTCCATGTCGATGCGGCGCACGCGCTGATGAAAAGTGCTTATAATGATCAGCAGCTCGGCTGTGATCGTTGGCTACAGATGCTGGGCGCGGTCGATAAGAAAAAACGCCAGTGTGTGATTGGTTGCGGTACAGCGGTGACTATTGATTTGATTGATCATGCTGAGCATTTGGGTGGTTATATTTTCCCCAGCATCTACCTGCAACGTGAATCACTGTTCTCTGGTACTAAGCAAATCACTATCTCGAACGGTACTTTTGATAGCGTTAGTCAGGGCTTGACCACTCAAGACGCGGTGCATCGAGGGATTTTGCTCTCTATCGTCGGTGCGATCAATGAGATTAGCCATCGTCACCCTAATTTTGAACTGATTATGACAGGTGGTGATGCAGCCATTATCTCGCAGCACATTAATCGCCCAGTACGCCTGCGTGATGATTTGCTATTGAACGGTTTGGCAAGATACTTTGATTATCGCAATAAGCCTTAA
- a CDS encoding biotin--[acetyl-CoA-carboxylase] ligase encodes MPPLTSFPPYLSELNHRHVASSASTNSELIEALQNGSLDVATVHVLTAETQSAGRGQHGRSWQSPRGNVYLSLYHPVHMPISGLLSLIIGLELAKMPVIQTLNEQLQAQGLTPIGVKWANDLGFYQQAQSQSKELSKEQSITDSSVLDSVLNSDVANQCTLPFNKLAGILIEPVTKAGRLVGVVLGIGLNVQAAPKLTTQTSEGMSYQAISLQDINEMLPLETQPASLPDLPMLYQQMCKALMAAMTRFEHLGIEQPTGHTYYLDSFLEQFATMDALSGLHLRVTQDYNNEEKVVTGIACGVDTHGCLQLRQDSGKISTLFTGRIDVIY; translated from the coding sequence ATGCCGCCACTCACTAGTTTTCCTCCCTATTTATCCGAGCTCAATCACCGTCATGTGGCTAGTAGCGCCTCGACCAATAGCGAGCTGATAGAAGCCTTGCAAAATGGGTCGTTAGATGTCGCCACCGTACACGTTTTGACCGCGGAAACCCAAAGCGCAGGTCGTGGTCAGCACGGGCGCTCGTGGCAATCACCGCGCGGCAATGTCTATCTGTCGCTATATCATCCTGTGCATATGCCAATCAGTGGCTTATTATCGCTCATCATTGGCCTTGAACTGGCAAAAATGCCCGTCATTCAAACACTGAACGAGCAACTGCAAGCGCAGGGACTGACACCAATCGGTGTAAAATGGGCAAATGACTTGGGGTTTTATCAGCAAGCTCAGAGCCAATCTAAAGAGCTATCTAAAGAACAATCCATAACGGACAGCTCGGTATTAGATTCCGTATTGAATAGTGATGTAGCGAATCAGTGCACGCTACCCTTTAATAAACTGGCTGGGATTTTGATAGAACCAGTGACTAAAGCTGGTAGGTTGGTCGGTGTGGTGCTAGGTATTGGCTTAAACGTACAAGCAGCACCAAAGCTCACCACGCAAACGTCAGAGGGTATGAGCTACCAAGCGATTAGCTTACAAGATATTAATGAGATGCTGCCTTTAGAGACACAACCTGCGAGCCTACCAGACCTACCAATGCTCTATCAGCAGATGTGCAAAGCATTGATGGCGGCGATGACACGCTTTGAGCATTTGGGCATAGAGCAGCCAACGGGTCATACTTATTACTTAGATAGTTTTTTGGAGCAGTTTGCGACGATGGATGCGCTATCAGGTCTGCACTTACGCGTTACGCAAGACTATAATAATGAAGAAAAAGTCGTGACGGGAATCGCTTGTGGTGTCGACACACATGGCTGTTTGCAATTACGCCAAGATAGCGGTAAGATTTCTACGCTTTTTACTGGACGCATCGACGTTATTTATTAG
- a CDS encoding sulfite exporter TauE/SafE family protein, whose product MLYVWFVIAGAFAGVSAGLFGVGGGMIIVPALVWIFTAYDFSPEVITHLAIGTSLATIVVTSISSLTAHNKRGGVRWEVWRKMALGLVIGSLVGAGIADMIDGQALQAIIGFGALLVALKMLFFSNKEQTGKSLPAAGVQFGAGTGIGMASSIFGIGGGSLTVPFLNWAGLPMKQSVGTSAACGLPIALAGAAGFAWFGQDVVNLPEGTIGFVHVTGFLFISVASFAMAKVGAKLAHVLPALMLKRAFGILLIFAGGQLLLSGLGVI is encoded by the coding sequence ATGTTATATGTGTGGTTTGTGATTGCAGGCGCGTTTGCCGGTGTCAGCGCGGGCTTGTTTGGCGTCGGCGGTGGCATGATTATCGTGCCCGCATTGGTTTGGATTTTTACCGCATATGACTTTTCGCCAGAAGTAATCACCCACTTGGCCATCGGGACGTCACTGGCGACCATCGTTGTGACCTCGATCAGCTCACTGACGGCACATAACAAGCGCGGCGGCGTGCGCTGGGAAGTATGGCGCAAGATGGCGCTTGGGTTGGTCATCGGTAGTTTGGTCGGCGCTGGTATCGCGGATATGATTGATGGACAGGCACTACAGGCTATCATTGGTTTCGGTGCGCTATTGGTCGCCTTAAAAATGCTGTTCTTTTCTAATAAAGAGCAAACAGGCAAATCATTGCCAGCAGCTGGTGTGCAGTTTGGTGCCGGTACGGGGATTGGTATGGCGTCGTCTATCTTTGGGATTGGCGGTGGCAGCTTGACGGTACCGTTTTTGAACTGGGCGGGGCTACCGATGAAGCAATCGGTCGGCACATCAGCAGCATGCGGTCTACCAATTGCCTTGGCTGGGGCAGCGGGCTTTGCTTGGTTCGGTCAAGACGTGGTCAATCTGCCCGAGGGCACGATAGGATTTGTCCATGTCACAGGATTCTTGTTTATTTCAGTCGCTAGCTTTGCTATGGCAAAAGTGGGCGCCAAGCTCGCTCATGTATTGCCCGCATTAATGCTTAAGCGCGCGTTTGGCATATTATTAATATTTGCTGGAGGGCAGTTGTTATTGAGTGGATTGGGTGTGATTTAG
- a CDS encoding STM4504/CBY_0614 family protein, with the protein MAITDLFHKRQKRIRGEYPDFYQYDELPNKLKVQIIHLWDETIEADYSGGGWNPSSLNREYLKKCYKSLCKEIGVFKLNEEDSNDEIYITYFESISSYFLSEDNIEQALSIIELMTQTISSFAREYRYKVSINIDEAINELNQRFREHGVGYQYENGQIIRVDSEFIHAEAVKPALQLLSNPTYRGAQEEFLKAHEHYRHGRYDAALTDCLKAFESTMKIILDKHDWEYGKKDASKRLIDCCLSNELIPKFWTDHFNSLGNMLTSSIGTPRNKLSGHGKGNDEIEIPEHLIQYVLHMTASTIVFLIKAEETLN; encoded by the coding sequence ATGGCTATTACTGACTTATTCCATAAAAGGCAGAAAAGAATTCGAGGCGAATATCCTGATTTTTATCAATACGATGAATTACCAAATAAACTAAAAGTCCAAATAATTCACTTATGGGATGAAACAATAGAAGCGGACTATTCTGGCGGTGGTTGGAATCCTAGCAGTTTAAATCGTGAATATTTGAAAAAATGCTACAAGAGTCTATGCAAAGAAATAGGTGTATTTAAACTAAATGAAGAAGATAGCAATGATGAAATTTACATTACCTACTTTGAAAGTATCTCTAGCTATTTTTTAAGTGAGGATAATATTGAACAAGCTCTAAGTATTATAGAGTTGATGACGCAAACTATTTCAAGCTTCGCTAGAGAATATAGGTATAAGGTTTCTATAAACATTGACGAAGCTATCAATGAATTGAACCAACGTTTCCGCGAACATGGTGTAGGTTATCAATATGAAAACGGTCAAATCATTAGAGTGGACTCTGAGTTTATTCATGCTGAAGCGGTTAAACCCGCTTTACAGTTATTAAGTAACCCTACATACAGAGGGGCTCAAGAAGAGTTTCTAAAAGCCCACGAACATTATCGTCATGGTCGCTACGATGCCGCTCTAACAGATTGTCTTAAAGCATTTGAAAGTACCATGAAAATCATACTAGATAAACATGATTGGGAATATGGCAAAAAAGATGCTTCAAAGAGGCTTATTGATTGTTGTCTAAGTAATGAGTTGATACCAAAATTTTGGACTGATCATTTTAATTCATTAGGTAATATGCTTACCTCAAGCATAGGTACACCTCGAAATAAACTTAGTGGTCATGGCAAAGGTAATGATGAGATAGAAATTCCTGAACACCTTATTCAGTATGTGCTACACATGACAGCATCTACGATTGTATTTTTAATCAAAGCAGAAGAAACGTTAAATTGA